ACGAAATGAAAATAAGAGAAATTTTTGGTTTTACAAAGAAATTAAACACTGCACTCACAATGAACTTTCTTTTACATATTtgtttattcattaaaatacaaataaataataatttattcctCCCTATATTTACAATTAATTGAAAGCTGCCCCACCTCAAAGATGTTATAAAAGTCAATTGTCTTTCGCATAATATAGACTTGAGTGAttccaattttaaaatttgaaagcttttttgaaaaaaaaatatatatataaataaattttttacctcCTCCGGATCTCTCATTCTCAACGCGGAAATTGATTGATGCAACATGTCAGAAGCACTAGGGCATACGTAGATAGAAACCTGATCTGGCAATATGCGATTGGATAAAGAACAGTTTACAATGAATGCATATGACGGCGGCTAACTTTGACCAAGAATCGGTGGTTTACACGTACGAATATTGAAGGTGGGTAATAATTAATGATTCAAGGTTCTTCCTCTCAAACTAATAAAAATacgcacatatatatatatatgtacgaacgttgaaattgaatttttcttctttttttttttttttcaaatttctttcatttaattttatgaatataaattagaaaaataagacGTTTGCGTTGGCTTCTTGGAGCGTGTCAGTTTGACATTTCTCAAATGAGTAACATGCGGAAAGATAAGCACTGCacctttgaattttttttttctttttagtacAAGTCAAAATCTGGTGGCTCTATTGTGTATAATAAGGACCTCTCAGCCCTAATAGCTTCTATATGACCATGGTTGATATGAGAAGCTCAATACCAATGGCGACCAGCTTGGAGAAGCCTGATGCAGTACTGCAAGAAGAGAAGAAGGTGATGAAATCAAATGGTGATGAAGATGGAATTCTCTTAGGAACCACCAAggtattttatatattctaatcTGCATGCATGCATGGGTTTATTCTGTTCTAAGGAGATCGATCTGCCCTTGTAATTGGATAATTTCCATTCTTTACCCTAGGAAATTTAGctgcttaattataaattatttcctTTACCTATATATAATCACAGAAATGAAGTTGGATCAGTGAGGATATAAAATTTTCTTGGGAGTTTTCCAAATTCTCAGTTGTGGTTGTTCTTGTTTTATTAAGTTTTCATTCCAGATATAATAGATTATTCCTCCTTTTGAAAttaagattcaattcaattaatttctcttttaataattttttatttaaatttaaggagtttaatttttttttaatttaaaaaaatcaaaatcttatataattttacaaaatttatttgaatgagttataagACTGATAAAGTAGATGGTTTTCAGGGAGTAGATGTGATGGTGCATGTTAAACAAGAAGAGAAAAGCAGAAAGCGGCCTTCTTCTATGGTAAAAAATCTGGCCTCTCTCAAGCATGTGAAACTTCTTCATGGAATTAATTAGCAACTAGGAATTTTCATTCCGAGCAAATTGGCCCAAAAATATTGTTTCTTAACCAAGCCACTCGATTAATTTAAAGATTATAAAGAAATTTGCATATACAGTGTATATTGAGTTGTTCAACCAAATACAATTGATGATAGAACAATTAGTCAATAATAGTGTCAGAATAATGCAGTGCCATGTGAATCAGATTTcatttctaattaattattgatttcTTTATTCACTTACTTAATTTGAACCTTGCTTCAAAAGAAAGACCTGCATGTCTGAAATTTACTTCTTTTGTATATATATACGCATGATCCCACAAAACCATGATAGAATTCGGTCAACCCTagttacattttaaaaaaataaaattattaagttaAATCAACACGATCAAACATAGATTAACTATGTTATTAATGAtctatcaaaaaataaaaaatagtttttattcATTATTAATTACACTCTAAATTGTAttttgtattataaattttatttctttttattaagggtaaatttatcattttataaaaatttagagcataattaataaaatttagtttataataaacaataatttgatttttttttttgtatttttcaaACAAGTTATTGGCTAATCTGTAttaaaattgttataaattttagtttttgtaCCAAAATTAGGATGTTTAGATATAATTATCAATTAACCGAAATTTTAGCCTTTTCTATTTAATTAGccacattaaaataaataaataataaagcgAATGCACTAAATTTTATGTGTACTTTATTTTGACACTAGGATGATCAGCTTAGATCAGCCAAAGCTGAAATTGGCGAGGTTAGAGAAGAGAACGAAAGGTTAAAGCAGTTACTATCCAAGATGTTGAAGGACTACCAGTCCCTAGAGAAACATTTTCGTGAAGTTGttcaagaagaagaagcaaacaAATCCACCAAAATAACGCCTATCTATCAAGAGAATGAAGAATCTGAACTTGTGTCCCTCAGCCTTGGGAGAAGTTCCAGTACTGAACccaaaaaggaagagaaaaagaGCAGCAATTTAACTGATGAGAATGAGGATAATGAGGAATTGAATAATAAAGGACTTTCACTTGGTTTGGACTGCAAATTTGAACTAGATTCATCTGTAACTATGAAGAATCCCAGTTCTGAGAATAGCTTTGATGATGAAGAAGCTAAGGAAGAGGAAGCAACTGAAACATGGCCACCAAGCAAAATGTTAAAGACAACGATAAGTGCAGGTGATGAAGTATTGCAACAAACCCAGACGAAGAAAACTAGGGTTTCAGTCAGAGCCAGATGTGACACTCCAACGGTTAGTAGATCTAAACTTTCTGGCAAAAGAACTGATCgagttcaatatatatatagttattaATTTCCAAATGAATTATTATGCAGATGAATGATGGATGTCAATGGAGAAAATATGGGCAAAAAATAGCGAAAGGGAATCCATGCCCACGGGCATACTATCGTTGCACAGTCTCGCCAACTTGCCCAGTGAGAAAACAGGTGCATTTTCAAAATGCCATTGTTGATTTacatattaatttcttttaataaagagaaaaaaagtgCCCTTGCAGATTCTTGTTTCTCATGTTGCTTTATATTGAACTTCAGGTGCAAAGATGCGCTGAGGACATGTCAATCTTGATCACCACATATGAAGGAACACATAACCACCCTCTTCCACTTTCAGCCACAGCAATGGCCTCCACCACTTCTGCAGCTGCATCTATGCTTCAGTCACGCTCATCGTCCTCACAGCCAGGGCTAGGAACCTCAGTTTCTGCCCCTGCTTCTATGTCCACCGCCAATGGACTAAACTTCACTGTCTCTCAGAATAATGCGATAAGACCACATCAAATCTATTTCCCAAACTCTTCATCCTCAGCTTCCACTTCACACCCCACCATTACTCTTGATCTCACAGCACCAACCAGCACCTCTCACTTCAATAGATTTCCTATGAGATACTCAGCAACATgtctaaacttttcttcttcagcaTCTTCTACTTCTTTAGAGCCCAACAGTGCGCTGCAAACATTATGGAATCCAGGCTACTCTACTTACGACACATTATCTCACAGTAGGAACAATATAATTGGGTCCTTGAATAACATTGGGAAGCAACCACCTCAAGATCATTTGTACCAGCCCCAGATGCAAATGAACCGCCAGACTGCAGCTACCTCGCAACAGTCTTTGACAGAGACAATTGCAGCAGCAACCAAGGTGATTGCTTTAGATCCCAATTTCCGTTCAGCCTTGGCAGCTGCAATCACAACATTTGTTGGTAATGGTGGAAGTGCGGTTAGAGAAAATCCTGGTGGGGGTGAGCATTCTGCAGGCCTGAACTCGAAGTTGGGTGACTCGCTTACGTTTAACACACTCTACCCAAGTAGCAATGGTGGGATAGGGTGTGCTTCAAGCTACTTGAATAAGTCTCCTCCTACTCAACAACAAGGGAGCTTGGTTTCATTTCCTCCTCCATTCCCATTTTCTGCTTCCAAGAGTGCTTCTGGGTCTCCTGCTAGTAGTAGGGACTATAACAAGGGATGAGCGAGGTACAAAGATGCAAATTTTAGTACCaccatttctttttttcttttttcgaaAGATAGAAACAACGGAttcacaataaaatattatttcattttgtTTAGCTAGTTAgtttatatgtatatttttagcaaaaaaaaaaagattaagggATGTTGTATAGAAATATTTTTGTTATGAATTCCAAGCACAATTTGtaattattcttttctttttcaaagaatatatttatatgtccTGTAAAATAATTAAGGAACAAGAACAAGGGTTCTTGTTGTTTCATTCAAAATGTAAAACAAATAtacatattttatgaaatattaattGATCTTACCCTATTAATTAACCTCAAGGCTTTTCCatcaaaaaagaaaagggaTCGAGGGCTACCATTAATCACAAATAATTGGGCTTCCTTCTCTTTGTGGCCGCTGGCCTTCAAGAAGGCCCTTCCAATCTAGTTGGATTTCAAGCTAAGTGGGGGCCAATTAATTTGACAAAGACAAACTCTGCACGTTGTAGTCCAAATTTTTGCCGCGTGGCAACGCCTATACACGTCAATCCCCAGAGCCATGCATATAACGCCAGCACAACTTACCTTACAGAGCTTTGCCAAAACTGAATCCATATCCAATCTGATTTCTGAAGACAACAAATTTCAGGTATGTTCTTCTGTTAAATGTGGAATTTTTATCtgatatgttttattttttctttatagaTTCACTTAAAATCATTCGGCTTCTGCATATGCATCTGGAAAATCGTAGTGTTCCATTTTCATGGTTGCTGGAACCATTGGCCTCTTCTCCTTTTAAAATATCGATTGATTTCaataatgaatgatttgattcaTGATTGTTTCCGAGTGTATAAGTTTACGACATAAGCTTTATCAATTAGAACAATTGGTTTGaggaaatataaaatttttggaTTGGATTAGCCACATCGATCCTCTTTGTGTCTGGTGAGATCAGGGTCATGTATAACCCTAGGTGGTCACACACGGAAATACTTTTattccaaaaaaataaaaaataaaaaagaaagaaataaaaaaataaaaatgttaaaaagCTTAGAAAAAATTGAGAACCTTGAATGCTAAGCTTCTTTATTATCTaccatccttcaagttttttctttaaattctgAGAATAAATAAGGAATATGAAGGGAGACTAAGTagaaagggggggggggggggggttggaGGATATATACCTTGTAATCTTAGTAAGTGTAGGCAATTTTTTGCCAAAAAGAAAAGGTCTAGGGGGGGCAGTGCCCCCATCTCCGCCAAAGGATGCAAATATTTGATGTAacaattattaaatttgtttttttttggcATAAAATATTGAGTTTATAATAGTTGCatccatataaaattatttgttaaatttaacTGTGACTAAAAGTAGCTCGGAGATGGATTTGGCATTGTATGCCATATGGGAAGGAATTCAAAGTACATCATGTGTGAGATGCATTAATAGAACAGGAGAATTAGATCTGTTTTTACAATATACTTTGTAACATAATCTTTTTCATTGATAAAACCTGGTAAGAGTTGATTTCCAAGTTTCAACATGCCAAAAATTTGTGAAATTCAACAATATGCAAATCTCTTTGACATAAGGGTGACCCATATCTCACACAAGTCAAAGTTGCTCTGAATTCATATTAGACAATGGATGGAATTAGAAAGTATTGATTACGGTAGCTGAGGCAACTGGAATGATAAAGAACTTTGTTTTATGTAATGCTTATAGATATGGCACAAGCAGAAGAGGTAAAGCAACGTTCCAAACTTGC
The Manihot esculenta cultivar AM560-2 chromosome 1, M.esculenta_v8, whole genome shotgun sequence genome window above contains:
- the LOC110621592 gene encoding WRKY transcription factor 72A — its product is MTMVDMRSSIPMATSLEKPDAVLQEEKKVMKSNGDEDGILLGTTKGVDVMVHVKQEEKSRKRPSSMDDQLRSAKAEIGEVREENERLKQLLSKMLKDYQSLEKHFREVVQEEEANKSTKITPIYQENEESELVSLSLGRSSSTEPKKEEKKSSNLTDENEDNEELNNKGLSLGLDCKFELDSSVTMKNPSSENSFDDEEAKEEEATETWPPSKMLKTTISAGDEVLQQTQTKKTRVSVRARCDTPTMNDGCQWRKYGQKIAKGNPCPRAYYRCTVSPTCPVRKQVQRCAEDMSILITTYEGTHNHPLPLSATAMASTTSAAASMLQSRSSSSQPGLGTSVSAPASMSTANGLNFTVSQNNAIRPHQIYFPNSSSSASTSHPTITLDLTAPTSTSHFNRFPMRYSATCLNFSSSASSTSLEPNSALQTLWNPGYSTYDTLSHSRNNIIGSLNNIGKQPPQDHLYQPQMQMNRQTAATSQQSLTETIAAATKVIALDPNFRSALAAAITTFVGNGGSAVRENPGGGEHSAGLNSKLGDSLTFNTLYPSSNGGIGCASSYLNKSPPTQQQGSLVSFPPPFPFSASKSASGSPASSRDYNKG